CCTGCTTTCTATCCTACGCTGAGAAGTTACCACAACCTTGGCGCAGGCTTTTCACGAAAACAACTCCTGCGAAACAAAGAACATCTTGTAATTTTAGCCATTATTCTGGCTTACTCTTACTTGAGCCTTAGCTACGGCAACGTAGAGTTGTGGAAAATCGGCTAGTAAGGCCGCATTGCCTCGCCTACTAGAGTTACTCTCGCATTGCGCGACTACGGCCCCAGCGGCAATTGCCGGTCAGTACAAGCTCTTTATTGAACAGCTTTCCGTTTTCCAGAAAAACATCGGCGATTGTGCGTCCATACTTGTCTTTGCCATATGTTTTCAGCAGGACATTCTTTCCACGGATCACTTCTGTTGCGTATTTTGTTGCGCGTGAGCTATTTCGTTCGCCCGCTTCCGGGCAATTAATCCCTTTGAGCCGGATGGTTTCCGCGCGGCCGTCATGCAGGACCACAATTGTATCTGCGTCATGCACCGTTACAACACGTGCAGGAAATTCATCCGCGAATAGCGTGGAAGAGAAGAACAGCAAAAACAAGAAATATTTCATACAAGCATTGTATCAAATTAGATGTAGCGCGGCCGTCTCGGCTGCGGCTTCTCGCAGGCGGGACGCCCGCGCTACTTTGATTTCAGCTGTGCCAGTGCGCGATCGAAGTCTTCGATGAGCTCTTCCGTGGATTCAATTCCCACGGATACGCGAATCAGGCTGTCCGAGACTCCCATTTTTTGTCGGTCCTGCGGGCTGAGTCCTGCGTGCGAAGTTGTTGCAGGACGCGTCAACAGGGATTCGACTCCTCCAAGACTTGGAGCCACAATCGGCAGAGTTGCCTTCTTCAAGAATGTTTCGGAAGCTGACACACCACCCTTGAGCTCGAAACTAAGCATGCCGCTGCAACCATCGAAAAGCTCGCGAGCCCGCTGATACTGGGGGTGGGTTTCCAGTCCT
This genomic window from bacterium contains:
- a CDS encoding thermonuclease family protein, whose product is MKYFLFLLFFSSTLFADEFPARVVTVHDADTIVVLHDGRAETIRLKGINCPEAGERNSSRATKYATEVIRGKNVLLKTYGKDKYGRTIADVFLENGKLFNKELVLTGNCRWGRSRAMRE